A genome region from Nicotiana tabacum cultivar K326 chromosome 13, ASM71507v2, whole genome shotgun sequence includes the following:
- the LOC107772107 gene encoding cytochrome P450 71AU50, whose product MALIWTTLILALVIYMFHKLLNIKNRKKLPPGPIGIPILGHLHLIGKNPHQTFYRLAKKYGPFMYLRLGLVPTIVVSSPETVEKVLKTYDHVFASRPHHEASQYICYGQRNLIFSKYGSYWRNMRKLCTLQLLTSQKINSYQSSRKEEVSILVKSIKQAVQDGVAVDLSAKVSSLNANLSCLMVFGKKFMDEDLDKRGFKSIVQEVVHLAATPNLGDFFPYLGVLDLQGLTSRLKALSKVFDEFLEKIIEEHVQSKEQRETEDFVDTMMAIMQSGEAGFEFDRRHIKAVLLDMLMASMDTSATSVEWTLTELLRHPHVMKKLQKELEEVVGLDRMVEESDLENLKYLDMVIKEALRLHSAAPLLIHESIEDCVVDGFYVQKGSRIIVNVYAAQRDPNAWPEPDKFFPERFVESNVDLRGHDFQLLPFGSGRRSCPGMQLGIIIVRLVVAQLVHCFDWELPNGMQPSELDMSEQFGVVTCRAKHLMAVPTYKLHYN is encoded by the exons ATGGCTTTAATATGGACTACACTTATACTAGCTCTAGTCATATACATGTTCCATAAGTTACTAAACATCAAAAACAGGAAAAAACTTCCACCAGGTCCAATAGGAATTCCAATTTTGGGACATCTTCACTTAATAGGTAAAAATCCACACCAAACTTTTTACAGATTAGCCAAGAAATATGGCCCTTTTATGTACTTGCGACTTGGGCTGGTACCAACAATTGTTGTTTCTTCCCCCGAGACAGTTGAAAAAGTTCTCAAGACTTATGATCATGTATTTGCTAGTAGACCTCATCACGAGGCCTCTCAATATATATGTTATGGCCAAAGAAACTTGATTTTCTCCAAATATGGATCTTATTGGAGGAACATGAGAAAATTATGTACTTTGCAACTTCTGACTAGTCAAAAGATTAATTCATATCAATCTTCAAGAAAGGAAGAAGTTTCCATTTTGGTTAAATCAATCAAACAGGCTGTTCAAGATGGTGTTGCTGTTGATCTTAGTGCTAAAGTTTCATCCTTGAATGCAAACTTGAGTTGTTTAATGGTTTTTGGTAAAAAGTTTATGGATGAAGATTTGGACAAAAGGGGTTTTAAATCTATAGTTCAAGAAGTTGTACATTTAGCTGCAACACCAAATCTTGGcgatttctttccttatcttgGTGTTTTGGATCTTCAGGGACTTACTAGTAGGCTAAAGGCTCTTTCAAAGGTTTTTGATGAGTTTCTTGAGAAGATTATTGAAGAACATGTTCAGTCTAAGGAACAAAGGGAAACTGAGGATTTTGTAGATACCATGATGGCCATTATGCAATCTGGTGAAGCTGGATTCGAGTTCGATCGCCGCCATATCAAAGCTGTTCTATTG GATATGCTTATGGCTTCAATGGACACTTCAGCAACATCAGTAGAATGGACATTGACAGAGCTTCTTAGGCACCCTCATGTGATGAAGAAACTACAAAAAGAGTTAGAAGAAGTTGTTGGCCTGGACAGAATGGTAGAAGAATCAGACTTAGAGAATTTAAAGTACTTAGACATGGTAATAAAAGAAGCTCTGAGGCTGCATTCAGCTGCACCATTACTGATTCATGAGTCCATAGAAGACTGTGTAGTCGATGGCTTCTACGTACAAAAGGGATCGCGAATTATTGTCAACGTATATGCAGCTCAAAGGGATCCTAATGCCTGGCCTGAACCAGACAAGTTTTTCCCAGAAAGATTTGTTGAGAGCAACGTAGATCTTCGTGGACACGACTTTCAACTTCTACCATTTGGCTCTGGTAGAAGAAGTTGTCCTGGTATGCAGTTGGGGATCATAATTGTTCGCCTTGTGGTCGCGCAATTGGTGCATTGCTTTGATTGGGAACTTCCAAATGGTATGCAGCCTAGTGAATTGGACATGAGTGAGCAATTTGGGGTAGTAACTTGTAGAGCCAAGCATCTGATGGCAGTTCCTACATATAAACTCCACTATAACTGA